A DNA window from Pungitius pungitius chromosome 1, fPunPun2.1, whole genome shotgun sequence contains the following coding sequences:
- the LOC119222711 gene encoding inactive ubiquitin carboxyl-terminal hydrolase 53-like, with amino-acid sequence MAWAKFFRKPGGNLGKSYQPGSMLSLAPTKGLLNEPGQNSCFLNSAVQVLWQLDIFRRSLRQLPGHFCLGESCIFCALKGIFSQFQHSRERALPSDNLRHALAETFKDEQRFQLGFMDDAAECFENILERIHLHIVPEETDACTSKSCITHQKFAMTLYEQSVCRSCGASSDPLPFTELVHYVSTTALCDQTLQRKDESFGELLQAANTIGDLRNCPSNCGQRIKIRRVLMNSPEIVTIGFVWDTDQSDLTEEVIRSLGPNLSLSALFYRVTDEHAKKGELMLVGMICYTSRHYCAFAFHTKSSKWVFFDDATVKEIGSKWKDVVTKCIKGHFQPLLLFYANPDGSAIPADDASSQNSGQPHYKTSVNGEVQGFESPVVALKKLDLTRENLNTVLGQSSLKQKTPSTLSKGSGQTGVERGPVKIGSGDPKSRPRDISREVAQRSGAMRGMHPSRREPDRSGHRRPELRYRDPRQDRTYSRSVSPPENGFKQHLEPRLYSSQGKGPTRTERTPHLGGRSSHDPPRSHSRVQAPHTAPSVSSGHHSRRLDQVPDGSDTDSSSQDSRQRPTSRGNNRSRPDRPWKPVREALNVDSVLSAVDPASSGRRQQSPARRRPSSQSPSRERERERESSWAGREERQPKSLMTIYEDEQRHETGGSRSSLDSDGRHSDKDRSKGPAVLKVRNDNWKIQRTESGYESSDRLSNGSASLDSPVVDNLSSKDLRSVPELHFSRDHIPQRRSDDLNADLSHSTYSTGEQERRSPDLQDGDILSGQPIQRRTAFRYTPGISERNNGPDSEQEDDVDGGSPVSPVSRYFAKTSSSEWNSSDDLAGPLSEQDEAAAARRDPLAHGQPPPLPPKTFGSGGGGHADPRPPGVPARLSPRRGPKSDSSPLSHAAVRRWIETPAEHGLSSDASSRSGSSDHDRNDLSASESDERPPGPDLGPDVAFPTTYFSVDSCMTDTYRAKYHRRPVVKAEDHASSGESDVEGRLPPSDVQPPELIKSRSELGYPTTKTAAKWNLITSKGLDEHGFL; translated from the exons ATGGCATGGGCCAAGTTCTTCAGAAAGCCGGGGGGCAATCTGGGCAAATCCTACCAACCGGGAAGCATGCTGTCTCTGGCCCCCACCAAGGGACTACTGAACGAACCGGGCCAGAACAGCTGCTTCCTCAACAGCGCTGTGCAG GTACTATGGCAGCTGGATATCTTCAGACGCAGCTTGAGGCAGCTACCCGGACACTTTTGTCTGGGAGAATCCTGCATATTTTGTGCATTAAAG GGCATTTTCTCCCAGTTCCAGCACAGTCGGGAGCGCGCTCTGCCCTCTGACAACCTGCGTCACGCCTTGGCAGAGACCTTTAAGGACGAGCAGCGCTTCCAGCTGGGCTTCATGGACGACGCCGCAGAGTGCTTT GAGAACATACTGGAGAGGATCCACCTGCACATCGTGCCCGAGGAGACGGATGCGTGCACCTCCAAGTCTTGCATCACGCACCAAAAGTTTGCTATGACGCTTTATGAGCAG tCTGTGTGCCGTAGCTGCGGGGCATCCTCCGACCCGCTGCCGTTTACAGAGCTGGTGCATTATGTCTCCACCACCGCACTCTG TGATCAGACGCTTCAGCGAAAAGACGAGTCATTTGGGGAACTGTTACAAGCAGCAAATACGATAGGGGACCTACGTAACTGTCCA AGCAATTGTGGCCAAAGGATTAAGATCAGACGGGTCCTCATGAACTCCCCAGAGATCGTTACCATAGGCTTCGTCTGGGACACGGACCAGTCCGACCTCACAGAAGAAGTTATCCGCTCGCTGGGGCCTAATCTCAGTCTCTCTGCT CTCTTCTACAGGGTGACAGATGAGCATGCCAAAAAGGGCGAGCTGATGCTGGTGGGGATGATCTGCTACACAAGCCGTCACTACTGTGCCTTCGCCTTCCACACCAAGTCCTCCAAATGGGTCTTCTTTGACGATGCCACTGTGAAGGAG ATTGGCTCCAAGTGGAAAGACGTGGTCACCAAATGTATCAAAGGTCACTtccagcctctcctcctcttttacgCCAACCCGGATGGGAGTGCTATCCCCGCAGATGATGCCTCAAGCCAAAACAGTGGCCAGCCTCACTACAAGACCTCTGTCAATGGAGAAGTGCAAG gcTTCGAGTCTCCAGTTGTAGCCCTCAAGAAGCTGGACCTCACTAGGGAGAATCTGAACACTGTGTTGGGCCAAAGCTCTTTGAAACAGAAGACCCCTTCGACCCTCAGCAAGGGCAGCGGTCAGACCGGTGTTGAACGGGGACCAG tGAAAATTGGCAGTGGCGATCCCAAGAGTCGCCCGAGGGATATTTCTCGAGAAGTTGCCCAGAGATCAGGAGCGATGCGTGGGATGCATCCATCCAGAAGAGAGCCTGATAGGAGCGGTCATCGGAGGCCGGAGTTGCGCTACAGAG ATCCACGTCAGGACAGGACTTACTCCCGCTCCGTCTCCCCTCCAGAGAATGGCTTCAAACAACACCTGGAACCCCGTCTGTACAGCAGCCAGGGAAAAGGTCCCACGCGGACAGAGCGAACGCCCCACCTTGGCGGGAGGTCCTCCCACGACCCGCCTCGCTCCCACTCGAGGGTCCAGGCGCCGCACACCGCGCCCAGCGTCAGTAGTGGTCATCACAGTCGGAGATTGGACCAAGTCCCCGACGGATCCGACactgacagcagcagccaggACTCCAGGCAACGTCCCACGAGCAGAGGGAACAACCGCAGCAGGCCCGACCGCCCCTGGAAGCCCGTGCGCGAGGCGTTAAACGTGGACAGCGTCTTAAGCGCCGTCGATCCGGCCAGTTCGGGGCGACGGCAGCAGAGCCCCGCGCGGAGGAGACCCAGCAGCCAGTCGCCCTCCCgggagcgggagcgggagcGCGAGTCCTCGTGGGCGGGCCGAGAAGAGCGCCAGCCGAAGAGCCTCATGACCATCTACGAGGACGAGCAGCGCCACGAAACGGGCGGCAGCCGGAGCTCGCTGGACTCGGACGGGCGCCACAGCGACAAGGACCGCTCCAAGGGCCCGGCGGTTCTCAAAGTGAGGAACGACAACTGGAAGATCCAGCGGACTGAGTCCGGATACGAAAGCAGCGACCGACTCAGCAACGGCTCGGCGAGCCTGGACTCCCCCGTGGTGGACAACCTCTCCTCCAAAGACCTGCGGAGCGTTCCTGAGCTGCATTTCTCGAG ggatCACATCCCTCAGAGAAGAAGTGATGATTTGAACGCTGACTTATCGCACTCCACATACTCCACTG GTGAACAAGAAAGACGATCTCCAGATCTACAAGACGGAGACATCCTGTCTGGTCAGCCAATACAAAG AAGAACAGCCTTCCGATACACTCCCGGGATTTCGGAAAGGAACAACGGTCCCGACAGCGAACAGGAGGACGACGTGGACGGCGGCAGCCCCGTGAGCCCCGTGTCTCGCTACTTCGCAAAGACCAGCAGCTCCGAGTGGAACAGCTCGGACGACCTCGCCGGCCCCCTCTCCGAACAGGacgaggccgccgccgcccgccgaGACCCCCTCGCGCACGGCCaacccccgcccctccccccaaagACCttcggcagcggcggcggcggccacgCCGACCCCCGGCCGCCGGGGGTGCCGGCGCGGCTGAGCCCCCGCCGCGGGCCTAAGAGCGACTCGTCCCCGCTGTCTCACGCCGCCGTGCGTCGGTGGATCGAGACTCCCGCCGAGCACGGGCTCTCGTCGGACGCCAGCTCCAGGTCGGGCTCGTCGGATCACGACCGGAACGACCTGTCGGCCAGCGAGAGCGACGAGAGGCCGCCCGGTCCGGACCTCGGGCCGGATGTGGCTTTCCCCACCACTTATTTCTCGGTGGACAGCTGCATGACGGACACCTACAGGGCCAAATACCACAGGAGGCCCGTCGTGAAGGCCGAGGACCACgcgtcctcgggggagagcgaTGTGGAAGGGAGGCTCCCTCCGTCGGACGTTCAACCGCCGGAGCTCATCAAGAGCAGATCGGAATTAG GCTATCCCACCACAAAGACTGCTGCAAAGTGGAACCTGATTACTTCAAAAGGACTCGATGAGCATGGTTTCCTATGA